CGCGACGTAATGCAGCCGCACTGGGAGCGCACAGCGCAGCGGGCTGGCGCGCATCCCGTGGTGCTATGCATCGCGGATACAACCGAGTTGGACTTCAATGGACAGGAGATCGAGGGGCTGGGTCCATTGAGCTATGAAGTGCAACGGGGGATGTATTTGCATCCGACCTATGCGGTGACACCCGATCGCGAGCCGCTGGGTGTGCTCGACGCGTGGATGTGGGCGCGAGAGCCCCGCGAGGCGGATGGTTCACGGGGCGGGCTCAAGGAGAGCGTACGCTGGCTCGAAGGGTATGAGCGGGTGGCCGAGCAAGCTGCGCGGTTGCCCCACACCCGCCTGATCTACGTGGTGGACCGCGAAGGGGATATCGGTGCGCTGATGGCACGTGCGCAGGCGCTGGGACACCCGGCTGACTGGCTGATTCGCTGCCGACATGACCGCAGTCTGGACGAGGCGGGCAAGCTGTGGGATCGCCTGCAGGCCAGTGCCAAGCTTGGGGAACTCACCTTCACGTTGCCGCGACGCGCAGGCAGCCCGGCGCGCCAGGTCACGCAAGCCTTGCGCGCACAACGGGTGAAGCTGGCCGGCCATGGTGGCGTGGAATTGACCTGCATTGAGGCACGGGAGATCGGAGCGCGGGCCGGCGTCAAGCCCGTGGTGTGGCGGCTGCTGACCAACCGCGAGGCGCTGGATGCGCAGGCCATCATCGAGCTGGTGGATTGGTACCGAGCGCGCTGGGAGATCGAGATGTTCTTCCACGTGCTCAAGACCGGGTGCAAGGTCGAGACCTTGCAGCTAGCGCAAATCGATCGAGTCGAGCGCGCGCTGGTGCTGTACATGATCGTGGCTTGGCGCATTGCCCGGCTGATGCGGCTGGGTCGGACGTGTCCGGACCTGGATGCCGCGCGGTTCTTTGATGCCGACGAAATACGAGGCGCCCATCTGCTGGCCAAGAAGACTGCGCCGAAAACGCCGGTCTCGCTCAACCAGATGATCCGCTTGGTGGCCTCGCTCGGCGGCTTCCTCGGACGCAAGAGCGATGGTGAGCCCGGCGCCAAGACCATCTGGATCGGCCTGCAGCGCACCATGGACGCCGCTTCTACGATTCAAGCGCTCAGAGGCAGTCCCTGACTTCTGTATAACGAGGTGGGTACAGCGACGATGGCGGCCGTAGGTCAGCGCACCTCGTTGCCTAGGCTTTGTGCGGCCCACGCTCACGACAGCACAATTTTAAGCGCGGCGATCACGGGTACGGACAAAAGAATGCCCTCAACCCCGCAGAGCTGTTCCCCTGCAAGCAACCCCACAATGACGAGTTTTGCAGGCACGTGGGTCAAATCCGAGCATGACGATTCCTCTCTGTCTGGCTTGTAGCAAAGCGAGTCCTGACCGTTAGATTTGGCTCACATGCGTCGCGATGCTTGCACTGATCTTGGTGATCGTCGAGTGAACCTTCGTCAGCGTGTCTAAGAACTCGCTGAAATGTACTGCGTCCATACGATGATGCGTCGCGATTGCATTGGCGAGTTGTTCTCTGAGCTGACGAATGTTGGCAAGCAATGCGATGACATCGCGCACCAGTTCCGGGGTGCTGAGGTTGTGCAGTTGAATTGCGGCGATTGCTGCTTCAAGCTCATCAATCGCGCGAATATCGAATGCCTTTTCTCCTGTGGCGATCGCGCTGACGGCTTGCTTATCGGGCAGTTCGCTGATAACGCATCGTACCAGTTCCTCCGCCGCCACGGCAATTTCGCTCACCGCTTTCGCCAGTGTGCGCCTCTCCATTCGCCTTTCCGTGCGCTGAAGGAGCCAGCCTGCCAGCCACGTTCCCGCAATCGCGACAATGATGGCGACGGCCTGTACCCACGCTGCTAACGCGGGATGCTTTTCGATCCAATCCAGAAGGCTGCTCATGAGAGAACTCTTGTGACCCTACGCCGGAATTAGTACCGTCCAGAAGTGGAGATTTCCGGCGTCGTTGAATCGTCCGCCGAGGCAGTTTTCCTTGCCTGACGGGCGAATTCGGCGGGTGTCGCCCACTGCAGGGCGGAGTGGGGACGGCTCTCGTCGTTATAATACCGCCGCCAGTCGGCGATTTTGCTCCGGGCATCTTCCAGGGACAAGAACCAATGCTCGTTCAGGCATTCCTGCCGGAATCGCCCGTTGAAGCTTTCCACCTTGGCATTGTCAGTCGGCGTGCCCGGCCGACTGAAGTCGAGCTCCACGCTGTGCTCGTATGCCCACCGGTCCATGGCCTTCGAGATGAATTCACTGCCGTTGTCCACCTTAATGGTCCGAGGCATGCCACGCTCGGCAACCACTGCGTCAAGTGCGTATTTCGGAGCAACGTGACCGACCGTTTCGGGATCGTGACCGACGATTTCGGGAACGTGACCGAGCGGACCGGAAGGCAGGATTGGCGTTGCGCATGACATCAACTACGCGGGCTATGCTCGCCGGCTTTTGCCGGAGAGAGCATGCCCGCGCACCGGATGAACATGCGCATGATCAAGGACGTTTTACGACTTAAATTCGACGGTGGTTTCTCGCATGATCGGATCGCCGCGTCGCTGGGCATTTCCAAGGGCGTCGTCACGAAGTACCTCGGCTTGGCCGGCGCCGCAGGGCTGGACTGGGCGAGCGCCAGCGACATGGACGAAGCCGAGTTGGAGCGACGGCTACTCGGCAAGCCCACGGGGCCGGCAGCGTACGCCCAGCCCGACTACGGGCGCATCCATCAGGAACTGCGCCGCAAGGGCGTGACCCTCACGTTGCTGTGGGAGGAGTACCAGGCCGAGTTTGCGGACCGGCAGACCTACCGCTATACGCAGTTCTGCGAGCACTACAAGGCGTTCACCAAACGCCTGAAGCGCTCGATGCGGCAGATTCACCGTGCCGGGGAGAAGCTGTTCGTCGACTTCGCCGGCCCCACCTTGCCGCTGACCACCGGACGCCGCGCACACATCTTCGTGGCGGCCATGGGCGCGTCCAGCTACACATTCGCATGCGCGACGCCAGCCGAAACGATGGAGGACTGGCTGAGCGGCATTGCACGCGCGCTGGCCTTCTATTGCGGCGTGCCGCAGCTGATCGTGCCGGACAACCCGCGCGCGATGATTGCCGATCCTGATCGCTATGAGCCGCGCGCAGGCGACACCGTGCTGGACTTCGCACGTCGCTACGGCACCTCATTCCTGCCGGCGCGCGTGTATCGCCCGCAGGATAAACCGAAGGTGGAAGTTGCAGTCCAGGTGGTCGAGCGCTGGATCATGGCGCGCCTGCGTCATCACCGGTTTGCGTCGATCCAGTCGGTCGATGATGCGATCCGGCCGCTGCTGAAGAACCTGAACGAGCGCCCGTTCCAGAAGCTGCCGGGATGCCGTGCCAGCGCATTCGCCCAGCTCGACGCGCCGGCACTGCAGCCGCTGCCACTCCAGCCCTATGAGCTCGCGCGCTTCAAGACGGTGACGGTTCACATCGACTATCACGTCGAGATCCACAAACACCGCTACAGCGTGCCGCACGCGCTGGTCGGCCTCAAGCTCGATGCGCGCATCACGGCAGGCGCTGTCGAACTGTTGCATCGCGGCCGCCGCGTTGCCAGCCACGCCCGCAATGACCGCGCGGGCGGCTACACCACGGTCGTCGAGCACATGCCGGCGGCACACCGCGCCCATCTCGAATGGACGCCGCAGCGGCTGATTCACTGGGGGCAGCAGATTGGCGCGGCCACCGGTGCGCTCGTCACCCGGCTGCTGCAGGAACAACGCCACCCCGAACACGGCTATCGGGCGTGCCTCGGCTTGCTCTCACTCTCCCGTCGCTATGGCCGCGAACGCCTCGAAGCGGCCTGTGCGCTGGCGTTGGAACTGGGCGTGCATCGTTACCGCCATGTGCGCGACATCCTGATCAACAACCGCGACCGCGCTGCGGCGGCCACACCTGCCGACTGGATCAGCCCGAGCCACGCACATGTACGCGGCCCCGGCTACTACCAATAAAGAGAACCCGCCATGATGATGCAACAGACACTGACGCAACTACGCGCCCTGAAGCTGGAAGGCTTCGCTGACGGCCTGGAAGAACAATTGACGCAGCCCGGCGTGGCCAGCCTGAGCTTCGAGGAGCGCTTGTCCCTGCTGGTCGACCGGGAAGCCAACTGGCGCGATGATCGGCGCCGGACCCGGCTGCTCAAGCAGGCGCGCCTGAAGTATCCGCAGGCCGCCATCGAGGACCTCGACACCCGCTCCGGCCGAGGTGTAGACCCGCGCGCACTCATGAGCCTGGCCCTTGGCGATTGGGTTGAGGCCGGCTACAGCCTGCTCATCAGCGGCCCAACCGGCGCGGGCAAATCCTGGCTCGCTTGCGCCCTGGCGCAATACGCTTGCCGGCGCGGGCATTCGGCGCTGTATCTGCGCGTGCCGCGACTCGGCGAGGAGCTGCGTGTGCTGCACGGCAACGGCGGCTTCACCAAATGGCTGCTGCAGGTCGCCCGCGTTGATGTCCTCTTGCTGGACGATTGGGGAATGGCACCGCTCGACGCGATGGTTCGGAACGATCTGCTTGAGATGATCGACGACCGCTCGGCAGGCAAGGCCACCATCGTGACCAGCCAGTTGCCGATCGGGCACTGGCATGGCTGGATCGGTGACGAGACGATTGCAGATGCGATGCTCGACCGTCTCATGCAGCGCCATCACCGCATCACGCTCACCGGTGAATCGCTCAGAAAGACATCTCCTAAACCCAACATCCCGGAGCCTGAACTCGACCAGAACTGACACGCAACCCTACAATCAACACCGCGCAACGCCTATCCCGCCAAATCGGTCACGTTCCCGAAATGACCGGTCACGTTCGCCGAAATCCGCATCAAGCACGCGCACAACGTTTTCTCCCTTCAGGCTTTGGCCGACTTCGATGGCCAAGCTTGCCCGCGTCCATCAAGGTGGACAAACGGTCCGGAGTTTGCTGGTAAGGTGCGTCTTGATGCATGGGCCTACGAATCGGGCGTCACGCTATCGTTCATCCAACCCGGCAAGCCAGTGGATAACGCCTACATCGCGAGCTTCAACGGGCGGTTCCGCGATGAGTGCCTGAACGAGCGCTGGTTCATCTCAATGCGCCACGCCAGGCTGCTGATTAAGGAATGGCGTATCGAGTACAACACCGAGCGGCCTCAAAGCTCGCTCGGCTATCTGGCCCCGGTGCAGTTCGCGCTGGGGCATGAGCAGAAAGAGTTTTTAACCTCGAACTCTACCTGCGCTTCGTACTAAAACCGGGGGCAGGTCACCTATGCTTCCAGAAGCGATCCCGACTTGCAAAGGGAGTAGCGCGATGACACATACGACGGAGTACCGTGGTTACGATATTCACATGGAACTCGTGGGTACATCCAAGGACATGTTCGATCTGTGGTTTTGTATTGAAGGCCCAATACAGCCCCCCGGCATTGCGGCAATCGGCAAGCGTATCAAAGTCCACGGCGGTCCCTTCTCTCGACGTTGGGCGCACTTGATCGGTGAGCTGGCTGGGCGAGCGGCGATCGATGTGATCCTTGGTGTTGAAGATGAGCCGCCTGCAACGGACGAGTGGTGAACTACTACTATCTTCTTCTTACCACGTGCTGATTCCCTGCGCGGTGTCGATTGGCATGCTGAATCCCAGAGCGCTGCTTGCAATGGCCTGAACTTCCACCAGCGGTCGCGACGGTTTGACATTGCCGAAGACCATGGCAATGGGGACATCCGCTGCGTCACGCCCCGTACCGATTCGCAGAAGCCCCATGGGCACTGACGCATTCGATGGATCGACCAAATACCATCGTTGCCCCAGAAACACCTCCACAAACGCGTGAAAATCCGGTGGACCCATCAGCGGATCAGCACCGTAGTCGAGGCTGCTCGAAAAGCGTGCTGGAATACTCAGTGCGCGGCATAAGGCGATCATGAGGTGCGCATAGTCCCGGCACACGCCTTTGCGCTCAACGAGTGTGCTCACAGCAGACGTACACTCGTTCGTAGAGTGAGGGGAAAATCGCACGTAGCGGCAGACCCAGTCCCGAATCGTGATGACAAGCGGGTACCCACGCTGATAACCGCCGAACTCTCGCAGCGCAAATTCCATGAGGCGATCCGATTCGCAGTAGCGACTGGGGGCCAGGTATGTGATGACATCAAGCGGGAGATCTGCGACGGGGACTTCGAACAACTGCTCAGGAGGCGTCAGTAGATGGTCGATGTTGACGGTTGCAGCGTAGCTGACGGAGAAGTGCCCCTTGGGCGCCCGGACACGCAGGCGTCGATTGAGCAGAGTTGGTTCCGTGTGGGGCTCAACTGGCAACGCCGGGGTCAACTGCAATGACTCGGTGGTGACCGCCTGGCGCGCTGTTTGTGCGGCGTGGAAATTAAAGATGAAATCGGCGGTCGGGTCGCGCACCTCATAAGTCAAACCGACCGCATAGCGCATGCGGACCATACGGCCTCCTGCTGCCTGCCTCCAGCGTCGCTTGGTTGTCGGCGAAGGCAGGTAATGGGCGATGCAGTGCCGGCACTGGCCGCGGGTCTGATGCAGCTACTCGGAAATCATGGATTGGCCAGGCACAAATCCATCGATGATGTCTTCGGCCATCTTCGCAGCCGCACGTTTGGCTGTTCCGATGCTCTCCCATTGGGTCGCTCGCAGCGGGAAGATGTGGGACTGCTCGAGACCCGGCGTCTCGCCTGCCAAGCAGATCAACACGGAGGCGCTGTAAGTCCGATCCGGACGCCGCTCATGCCATTCACGAGGCGGGTCAAACAGGTAGATCAGGGGATAAACATCGAACCCCTTGTAGCGGCAAGTTGGATAGGCATCCACAGCGATCTCCGTTGAAAGGGGTAGCCCACTGTACGCTCTTTCCATCCGCACCATCGAATTATCTGTCGCCCGCTGGCAAGCCATCAGGCTTTGCGCGACGATGCGGGTGCCTCCGTGCCGTCACAAAGCTATCGCTCTTAGCTCGAAACTCGCCGATGCGCGCACCTAGTGCGCGTCTTTCTTCATGTTCTCGGTTTCCATGGCGGCGATCCATTCCTCGTACGCCTCAATTGGCTCCATGGCCTCATCCACGAGCGTGGCTGCGCGCTCCGCAGCGGCTGACGCCGCCAGAGTGGACGCGCTCCGGCCGTCGTCCTCGATGCTTGGTGGCAGAAGCATATCTTTCAGCATCGCCCGCAACTCCGGGGTGTTCCATGGCTTGCCCAGCCGGCGCTGCCTGTTCAAGTAATGACGGACTTCCGCCTCTTGCTGGGTTGTTAGGGGAAGCCCTCGGAATGTCTGATGTGTGTCGTGGTGGATCATGGTGCGCCTCCCGAATCGGTCTGCGCGTTCGACTTTCAATGCGGATGGTTGGAGTCGCGATAGAGAACGTCGCGCTTTACATATCGGCCCTGCATGGCAGGTCTGCAGCCAACGCGTTTACGTCTTCTTCTTGGCGGTACCCTCGCTCGCGACCCGCAATTGAACTGCACTGAACGGAGTTGCTGGCACCGCAGGTTTCTTCGGTTGCTTAGGCTTCTTCGCTTCGCGGTTGCCGCGCAATTGACTCTTGGCCATGGTGATACTCCTGCTGCGTTGCTTGCCAGGTGGCAGTCCCCAGCATACGCTCTTCACCCTCGGCAAGGGGGAATATCTTCCGCAGGGTATGACGCGATTGGCAATGCTTGCCGAAGGCGCCTCACGCTGAGAACGTTAGGGCCCAGACGCCCTTGTAGTGAAGATTGCGCTCCTGGATGTGTGTCAAGGCGAACACGAGGTTAGCTGGGCGACAGCCGCGCAATGGACGGCGACCGCTTGAGGTTGGTGGACAACCCTGGTCGATGGCGCACGAACCAACCGTTCCCGGTCATGCCACATTGTTCTCCTGCGAGCAAGGCGACAGTCGCACTTCCGCTTCCCGACGGAACGGCCGCTCCACTGACAATGAATGGCTCGTACATTCCCATCGCTACAACGGCTTGACTAACTCCTGCGCACCTCACGAGTTGAGTTGAACAAGTTCCACATCAGTTTCTGTAGTGCTGACGTTTGCCAACGCAGCGCCTGGCCGCTCGAAAGCAACGGGCCGGACCCATCCTGCTGCAACTGCGCGCCTGGCTTGACGAACAACGACGGCGCGTCCCCGAGGGATCGGCCATCGCGCGGGCCATCGACTACAGCCTCAAGCGGTGGCCGGCGCTCGTGCGCTACCTCGACG
The sequence above is drawn from the Ralstonia solanacearum K60 genome and encodes:
- a CDS encoding transglutaminase-like domain-containing protein translates to MVRMRYAVGLTYEVRDPTADFIFNFHAAQTARQAVTTESLQLTPALPVEPHTEPTLLNRRLRVRAPKGHFSVSYAATVNIDHLLTPPEQLFEVPVADLPLDVITYLAPSRYCESDRLMEFALREFGGYQRGYPLVITIRDWVCRYVRFSPHSTNECTSAVSTLVERKGVCRDYAHLMIALCRALSIPARFSSSLDYGADPLMGPPDFHAFVEVFLGQRWYLVDPSNASVPMGLLRIGTGRDAADVPIAMVFGNVKPSRPLVEVQAIASSALGFSMPIDTAQGISTW
- the istA gene encoding IS21 family transposase, translating into MPAHRMNMRMIKDVLRLKFDGGFSHDRIAASLGISKGVVTKYLGLAGAAGLDWASASDMDEAELERRLLGKPTGPAAYAQPDYGRIHQELRRKGVTLTLLWEEYQAEFADRQTYRYTQFCEHYKAFTKRLKRSMRQIHRAGEKLFVDFAGPTLPLTTGRRAHIFVAAMGASSYTFACATPAETMEDWLSGIARALAFYCGVPQLIVPDNPRAMIADPDRYEPRAGDTVLDFARRYGTSFLPARVYRPQDKPKVEVAVQVVERWIMARLRHHRFASIQSVDDAIRPLLKNLNERPFQKLPGCRASAFAQLDAPALQPLPLQPYELARFKTVTVHIDYHVEIHKHRYSVPHALVGLKLDARITAGAVELLHRGRRVASHARNDRAGGYTTVVEHMPAAHRAHLEWTPQRLIHWGQQIGAATGALVTRLLQEQRHPEHGYRACLGLLSLSRRYGRERLEAACALALELGVHRYRHVRDILINNRDRAAAATPADWISPSHAHVRGPGYYQ
- the istB gene encoding IS21-like element helper ATPase IstB; the encoded protein is MMMQQTLTQLRALKLEGFADGLEEQLTQPGVASLSFEERLSLLVDREANWRDDRRRTRLLKQARLKYPQAAIEDLDTRSGRGVDPRALMSLALGDWVEAGYSLLISGPTGAGKSWLACALAQYACRRGHSALYLRVPRLGEELRVLHGNGGFTKWLLQVARVDVLLLDDWGMAPLDAMVRNDLLEMIDDRSAGKATIVTSQLPIGHWHGWIGDETIADAMLDRLMQRHHRITLTGESLRKTSPKPNIPEPELDQN
- a CDS encoding IS4 family transposase; protein product: MAGDSGAWVDEEFESLYQGDPRRDRRAKELLKRSSAHPTASIPGACDGWSETVGAYRFLGNTEIDWRDVMQPHWERTAQRAGAHPVVLCIADTTELDFNGQEIEGLGPLSYEVQRGMYLHPTYAVTPDREPLGVLDAWMWAREPREADGSRGGLKESVRWLEGYERVAEQAARLPHTRLIYVVDREGDIGALMARAQALGHPADWLIRCRHDRSLDEAGKLWDRLQASAKLGELTFTLPRRAGSPARQVTQALRAQRVKLAGHGGVELTCIEAREIGARAGVKPVVWRLLTNREALDAQAIIELVDWYRARWEIEMFFHVLKTGCKVETLQLAQIDRVERALVLYMIVAWRIARLMRLGRTCPDLDAARFFDADEIRGAHLLAKKTAPKTPVSLNQMIRLVASLGGFLGRKSDGEPGAKTIWIGLQRTMDAASTIQALRGSP